In Penaeus chinensis breed Huanghai No. 1 chromosome 2, ASM1920278v2, whole genome shotgun sequence, the following proteins share a genomic window:
- the LOC125036592 gene encoding uncharacterized protein LOC125036592, producing the protein MNTLTILLLAAVVVVASGMKHSKHSEMHSALHEAKQICMEILMPSEEEMSSMKEKMKECLGNEGHTHLTSHPALASDKIPDLKDALCMREELKIITAESRRKVSICAVQDHGILDGEELNVPKVMEMVWTKINATQNAEAREFLSEAISKLPEMSREPDLLHFIEVKKSLMNGCVMNMAMSIAEEALTRNCPGQN; encoded by the exons ATGAACACGCTGACGATCCTGTTGTTGGCGGCAGTCGTTGTAGTCGCGAGCGGAATGAAGCACTCCAAACACAGCGAAATGCACAGCGCTCTCCATGAAG CAAAACAAATCTGCATGGAGATTCTGATGCCATCCGAAGAAGAAATGAGTagcatgaaagaaaaaatgaaagaatgccTTGGAAATGAGGGTCACACCCATCTga CTTCACACCCTGCCTTGGCTTCTGACAAGATTCCCGACCTAAAGGATGCGTTGTGCATGCGAGAAGAACTCAAAATTATCACGGCCGAAAGCCGGAGGAAGGTGTCGATATGCGCCGTACAAGATCATGGAATCCTG GATGGCGAGGAGCTCAACGTACCTAAGGTCATGGAAATGGTGTGGACAAAGATTAATGCAACACAAAATGCAGAAGCAAGAGAGTTCTTATCTGAAGCCATTTCCAAGTTGCCTGAGATGTCCAGAGAACCTGAC CTGCTACATTTTATCGAAGTCAAGAAGTCCCTTATGAACGGCTGCGTTATGAACATGGCTATGAGCATAGCCGAGGAGGCACTAACAAGGAACTGTCCTGGCCAAAATTGA